One Paraburkholderia agricolaris genomic region harbors:
- the hpnI gene encoding bacteriohopanetetrol glucosamine biosynthesis glycosyltransferase HpnI, with amino-acid sequence MSALHLLAVTLAYACAASAVFGIAYTVLAGALIGRFFARAVSEPSSFPPVTVVKPLHGNEWALLDNLSGFCQQDYPGPVQFLFGVHDSADPALQTVDVLRRLYPQADITVVADARLYGPNRKISNILNMLPQARHDVLVFADSDVGVGPDYLRNVIGELQKPDVGLVTCVYRGAPDPGFWPRMSAKATNYQFLPGVVTGLALGLARPCFGQTIAMRRDTLEKIGGFTPFVKHLAEDHAIGEAVRMIGEKVVIPPFTISHACVESSATQLIAHELRWSRTIRSIDPLGHLGSALIHPLAFALLAIAFSGGAVWSWPLALLAVCARLALKLLADRALQQARRDLWLLPLWDIVSFCIFVASFWSSHVIWRGFSFKVDGDGLLSAVQDGLTDEQQAG; translated from the coding sequence GTGAGCGCCTTGCATCTGCTCGCCGTCACGCTTGCCTATGCGTGTGCGGCGAGTGCGGTTTTCGGCATCGCCTACACGGTGCTGGCGGGCGCCCTGATCGGCCGGTTTTTCGCGCGAGCGGTATCCGAGCCGAGCAGTTTTCCGCCAGTCACCGTCGTCAAACCATTGCACGGCAACGAGTGGGCGTTGCTCGACAACCTGTCGGGCTTCTGCCAGCAGGACTATCCGGGCCCTGTGCAATTCCTGTTCGGTGTGCACGATTCAGCCGACCCCGCTTTGCAAACCGTCGACGTTCTGCGGCGGCTGTATCCGCAAGCGGACATCACCGTGGTTGCGGATGCGCGCCTCTACGGTCCGAATCGTAAGATCAGCAACATCCTCAATATGCTGCCGCAGGCCCGGCACGACGTGCTGGTGTTTGCTGACAGCGACGTGGGGGTTGGGCCGGATTATTTACGCAATGTGATCGGCGAATTGCAGAAGCCCGACGTCGGTCTCGTCACCTGTGTGTATCGCGGTGCGCCCGATCCCGGCTTCTGGCCGCGCATGTCGGCCAAGGCCACCAACTACCAATTCCTGCCTGGCGTGGTCACAGGGCTCGCACTCGGTCTCGCGCGCCCATGCTTTGGGCAGACCATCGCCATGCGCCGCGACACCCTCGAAAAAATCGGCGGCTTCACCCCGTTCGTGAAGCATCTGGCCGAAGACCATGCAATCGGCGAAGCCGTGCGCATGATCGGCGAGAAAGTGGTGATCCCGCCGTTCACGATCTCGCATGCCTGCGTGGAATCGAGCGCGACACAACTGATCGCGCACGAACTACGCTGGAGCCGGACGATTCGCAGCATCGATCCGCTTGGCCATCTCGGCTCGGCGCTGATTCATCCGCTCGCTTTCGCGCTGCTCGCGATTGCCTTCTCGGGCGGTGCGGTGTGGTCGTGGCCGCTCGCGCTGCTTGCCGTATGTGCGCGGCTCGCGCTGAAACTGCTGGCTGATCGCGCGTTGCAGCAGGCGCGTCGCGACCTGTGGCTGTTGCCGTTATGGGATATCGTATCGTTTTGCATTTTTGTGGCGAGCTTCTGGTCCTCGCACGTGATCTGGCGTGGTTTCAGTTTCAAGGTGGATGGCGACGGCCTGTTGTCGGCCGTGCAGGACGGATTGACGGATGAGCAGCAGGCTGGATAA